From one Streptomyces chromofuscus genomic stretch:
- a CDS encoding transcriptional regulator domain-containing protein — MARVSTGCLSSSLQLKSPCDWRAGLLVEHLHAHGVDVPHRPDGLNVWVELDVDARVAVTALARRGWTVRPGHFFAPDPAADQGAIQVTASTVTEPQTEAFAAELAAVVTELRFAAG, encoded by the coding sequence GTGGCACGTGTAAGCACCGGATGCCTGAGCAGCTCACTGCAGCTCAAGTCCCCCTGTGACTGGCGGGCCGGCCTGCTCGTCGAGCACCTGCATGCCCACGGCGTCGACGTCCCGCACCGACCCGACGGACTGAACGTCTGGGTCGAACTCGACGTCGACGCTCGGGTCGCGGTCACAGCCCTGGCACGGCGGGGTTGGACGGTGCGGCCAGGTCACTTCTTCGCCCCGGATCCGGCCGCCGACCAGGGCGCGATCCAGGTCACCGCATCCACCGTCACCGAGCCGCAGACCGAGGCCTTCGCCGCCGAACTCGCCGCCGTCGTCACCGAACTGCGCTTCGCGGCCGGCTGA
- a CDS encoding ABC transporter substrate-binding protein, which yields MVSSSHTSRRRAGSRAATKAATVGRRPAWAVAVVAASLATTLVGCGGDSSEPAADSPGKFSGRGPITLATGKDTTGTIQEQLDRWNSEHPNEKVTLVELPESADQQRQQFIQNAQTKSDAYTVLNLDPIWVAEFAANQWIDELPAGQFPLDKMLPAVVMTGEYFGKQYAIPYNTNAGLLFYRQDLLDKAGVQPPTTWDDMKDACAAVAKLPEGKDVDCYAGQFDKYEGLTVNFSEAVASAGGTVVDAEGRATVDTEEAKKGLQFLTDGFKDGTFPEEASTYQEEDGRRAFQAGKLLFHRQWPYQWALANAKDGSSKVAGKFGVAPLPGLDGPGKSSLGGLDLAVSKFAKNKATALDFIKFFSSEANARTNLKVNSAAPPYAGLYDDPALRRQFPYLATLKESLSGAVPRPVVVQYGDATAAIQESAAAALSGSKSVDAALADMQRDLSAAIAEK from the coding sequence ATGGTGAGTTCGTCGCACACGAGCCGCAGGAGAGCCGGCTCCCGGGCAGCCACCAAGGCAGCGACGGTGGGGCGGCGGCCTGCCTGGGCCGTCGCGGTGGTGGCCGCATCGCTCGCCACCACACTCGTCGGCTGCGGCGGGGACTCCTCCGAACCGGCGGCCGACAGCCCGGGGAAGTTCTCCGGGCGCGGCCCCATCACCCTCGCCACCGGCAAGGACACCACCGGCACCATCCAGGAGCAGCTCGACCGCTGGAACAGCGAGCACCCCAACGAGAAGGTCACCCTCGTGGAGCTGCCCGAGAGCGCGGACCAGCAGCGGCAGCAGTTCATCCAGAACGCGCAGACCAAGTCGGACGCCTACACCGTGCTGAACCTGGACCCCATCTGGGTCGCCGAGTTCGCCGCCAACCAGTGGATCGACGAGCTGCCCGCCGGGCAGTTCCCGCTCGACAAAATGCTTCCTGCCGTCGTCATGACCGGTGAATATTTCGGCAAGCAGTACGCCATCCCCTACAACACCAATGCGGGTCTCCTCTTCTACCGCCAGGACCTGCTGGACAAGGCGGGCGTGCAGCCACCCACGACCTGGGACGACATGAAGGACGCCTGTGCCGCAGTCGCCAAACTGCCCGAGGGCAAGGACGTCGACTGCTACGCGGGCCAGTTCGACAAGTACGAGGGCCTGACTGTCAACTTCTCCGAGGCGGTCGCCTCGGCGGGCGGCACCGTCGTCGATGCCGAGGGCCGTGCGACCGTCGACACCGAAGAAGCCAAGAAGGGACTGCAGTTCCTCACAGACGGCTTCAAGGACGGCACCTTCCCGGAGGAGGCCTCGACCTACCAGGAGGAGGACGGCCGCCGCGCTTTCCAGGCGGGCAAGCTGCTCTTCCACCGGCAGTGGCCGTATCAGTGGGCACTGGCCAACGCCAAGGACGGCTCGAGCAAGGTCGCCGGCAAGTTCGGGGTGGCGCCGCTGCCCGGCCTGGACGGTCCGGGTAAATCCTCCCTCGGCGGACTCGATCTGGCGGTGAGCAAGTTCGCCAAGAACAAGGCAACCGCCCTCGATTTCATCAAGTTCTTCTCCAGCGAGGCCAACGCCCGCACCAACCTGAAGGTCAACTCGGCCGCCCCGCCGTATGCCGGCCTGTATGACGACCCGGCCCTGCGTCGACAGTTCCCCTACCTGGCCACCCTCAAGGAGTCCCTGAGCGGCGCCGTGCCTCGGCCCGTGGTCGTCCAGTACGGCGATGCCACAGCCGCCATCCAGGAAAGCGCGGCCGCAGCGCTGAGCGGATCGAAGTCGGTCGACGCCGCACTCGCCGATATGCAGCGGGACCTGTCCGCGGCGATCGCCGAGAAGTAG
- a CDS encoding Na+/H+ antiporter NhaA, whose translation MSGNQPSEACQGMSTRRGSRWRAFVQTETGSAALLLMGVAAALLWANLDMRSYEAVWAAHFTIGFDAHHLSLDLHEWINAGLMSLFFFVVGLEARREFDVGELRDRRWVLLSAVAGLAGMVVPAVIYMAVNAGESSVHGWGTAMSTDTAFALGILAVFGSRLPASLRAFILSISVVDDLIALAVIAVFYSDDIDVPALLVAVGTLLVIAVLRLVGVRNGALCAVLSVVVWAALHEAGVDPVITGLAVGALVLAYPAPRGDLERASHLFRLFREQPTPELQRSAAQGLAAAISPNERLEQAFLPWVSFGIVPLFALANAGVEVSGAKLAQAFTSPITLGIVCGCVVGKVIGIVGSMAAARLLSKGRLRPNVGWGSVTAGSTIAGAAFTVSLLIAAIAFEGEQLNQARIGILATLIAAFSISWTVSGVIALLPPARRALTLLGRTDPMTDLAVAVDARHDRIRGPQDAVVTVVEYGDFECPYCGQAEPAVRELLGSTVDVRFVWRHLPLTDVHPNAQLAAEASEAAARQGRFWEMHDLLLARQDALSARDLLRYAQELGLEVSVFRQDLEQRRGARRVAEDVDSADLSGVSGTPTFFINGQRHHGAYDVAALTAAVEHAHQRTLATRRDAGRPRPAAR comes from the coding sequence ATGAGTGGCAACCAGCCCTCTGAGGCCTGCCAGGGAATGTCCACACGACGCGGGTCGCGATGGCGGGCCTTTGTCCAGACCGAGACCGGCAGCGCCGCCCTCCTGCTGATGGGGGTGGCCGCGGCCCTGCTGTGGGCCAACCTCGACATGCGTTCCTACGAGGCCGTGTGGGCCGCGCATTTCACGATCGGCTTCGATGCCCACCATCTGTCGCTGGATCTGCATGAGTGGATCAACGCGGGGCTGATGAGCCTGTTCTTCTTCGTCGTCGGGCTCGAGGCACGCCGGGAGTTCGACGTGGGTGAGCTACGTGACCGGCGGTGGGTGCTGCTGTCCGCGGTGGCCGGCCTGGCCGGCATGGTCGTTCCCGCTGTGATCTATATGGCGGTCAACGCAGGCGAGAGCTCGGTGCACGGCTGGGGCACGGCCATGTCGACTGACACCGCGTTCGCGCTGGGCATCCTCGCGGTGTTCGGGTCCCGGCTGCCCGCGTCCCTGCGGGCTTTCATACTGTCCATCTCTGTCGTCGACGATCTGATCGCCCTCGCGGTGATCGCCGTGTTCTACAGCGACGACATCGATGTGCCGGCGTTGCTGGTGGCCGTCGGGACCTTGCTGGTCATCGCCGTGCTGCGGCTCGTGGGCGTACGCAACGGTGCGCTGTGCGCCGTGCTCTCGGTGGTGGTGTGGGCAGCGCTTCACGAGGCCGGTGTCGACCCGGTCATCACGGGCCTTGCCGTCGGGGCTCTCGTGCTCGCCTACCCGGCACCGCGCGGCGATCTGGAGCGGGCCAGCCACCTGTTCCGACTGTTCCGTGAGCAGCCGACCCCTGAGCTGCAGCGCTCGGCCGCACAGGGACTGGCGGCGGCGATCTCCCCGAACGAGCGACTGGAGCAGGCGTTCCTGCCCTGGGTCAGCTTCGGCATCGTGCCGCTGTTCGCGCTGGCCAACGCAGGCGTCGAGGTGAGCGGGGCGAAGCTGGCGCAGGCGTTCACCTCGCCCATCACCTTGGGCATTGTGTGCGGCTGCGTGGTCGGCAAGGTGATCGGAATCGTGGGTTCCATGGCAGCCGCGCGGCTGCTGTCGAAGGGGCGGCTGCGTCCGAACGTGGGCTGGGGCTCGGTCACGGCCGGGTCGACGATCGCCGGGGCGGCGTTCACCGTGTCGCTGCTGATCGCTGCCATCGCCTTCGAGGGCGAGCAGCTGAATCAGGCCCGCATCGGCATCCTGGCCACGCTGATCGCCGCGTTTTCGATCAGCTGGACGGTGTCCGGGGTGATCGCGCTTCTGCCGCCGGCCCGCAGGGCCCTGACTCTGCTGGGGCGCACCGATCCGATGACGGATCTCGCCGTGGCCGTCGACGCCCGTCATGACAGGATCCGCGGCCCGCAGGATGCGGTCGTGACAGTGGTGGAGTACGGCGACTTCGAGTGCCCGTACTGCGGGCAGGCCGAACCAGCGGTGCGGGAACTGCTCGGCAGCACGGTGGACGTGCGTTTCGTGTGGCGGCATCTGCCGCTGACGGATGTGCACCCCAACGCGCAGCTGGCGGCGGAGGCCTCGGAGGCGGCCGCGCGGCAGGGCCGGTTCTGGGAGATGCACGACCTGCTGCTCGCCCGCCAGGACGCGCTGAGCGCCCGCGACCTGCTGCGTTATGCGCAGGAACTCGGGCTCGAGGTCAGCGTGTTCCGCCAGGACCTGGAGCAGCGGCGCGGCGCCCGGAGGGTGGCGGAGGACGTGGACTCGGCCGATTTGAGCGGTGTGTCGGGTACGCCGACCTTCTTCATCAACGGGCAGCGTCATCACGGCGCCTATGACGTGGCAGCGCTGACCGCTGCTGTGGAGCACGCCCATCAACGGACTCTGGCCACACGGCGTGATGCCGGTCGGCCGCGGCCTGCGGCGCGATGA
- a CDS encoding LacI family DNA-binding transcriptional regulator, which translates to MATSKRDSRVTDRVDKAGLNDKIDRLGSDTENAARCPSPCAVHRSAETTQGVRVALDSGRGRPGSGGSARITDVAQAAGVSRQTVSNVLNAPQRVHPVTRQRVEQAIAELGYHPNRVARSLRASSPGMVGYRIQPVPTESVAAIHDRFLHALVEAGQAGNHHVLLFTAADTDAESDNCTALWRTGAVSGVVLYDIESDDQRPERLTAAGVPFVAFGRTAAGAEHYSWVDIDNADGTEAAVGHLVAAGHRRIGFLGWPEGTSVGDARARGWLAAMDRHDLLAESHRLDMRGQDTMSTGTRLMAELLDRPQPPSAVVAATDTLAVGALQTLRERGLRAGEDVAVMGFDDTAAAAALGLSSVRQPIEEVGRLIMAELLRITTSPSGLEPMHRLLKPELVIRATG; encoded by the coding sequence ATGGCCACGAGCAAACGGGACAGCCGCGTTACCGATAGAGTCGACAAGGCAGGCTTGAACGATAAAATCGACCGCCTGGGCTCGGACACCGAGAACGCGGCTCGTTGTCCGTCCCCGTGTGCGGTACACCGTTCTGCCGAGACTACCCAGGGGGTGCGTGTGGCACTCGACTCCGGGCGCGGGCGCCCTGGCTCGGGAGGTTCCGCGAGGATCACAGACGTCGCGCAGGCTGCGGGAGTCTCCCGTCAGACGGTGTCCAACGTGCTCAACGCCCCCCAGCGTGTACACCCGGTGACCCGCCAGCGAGTGGAGCAGGCCATCGCGGAGCTGGGCTACCACCCCAACCGTGTGGCTCGCTCGCTGCGGGCCAGCTCGCCCGGGATGGTCGGGTACCGGATCCAGCCGGTACCCACCGAATCCGTGGCCGCCATTCACGACCGCTTCTTGCACGCGCTCGTCGAGGCGGGCCAGGCCGGTAACCACCATGTCCTGCTGTTCACGGCAGCGGACACGGACGCGGAGAGCGACAACTGCACGGCCCTGTGGCGCACCGGTGCCGTGAGCGGTGTCGTGCTGTACGACATCGAGTCGGACGATCAGCGGCCGGAGCGCCTCACCGCCGCCGGGGTCCCGTTCGTGGCCTTCGGACGCACCGCTGCGGGCGCCGAACACTACAGCTGGGTCGACATCGACAACGCCGACGGAACGGAGGCCGCCGTCGGCCACTTGGTGGCGGCAGGTCACCGACGGATCGGGTTCCTTGGCTGGCCCGAGGGGACCAGTGTCGGCGATGCCAGGGCGCGCGGCTGGCTCGCAGCCATGGACCGGCACGACCTCCTGGCTGAGAGTCATCGGCTCGACATGCGCGGGCAGGACACGATGTCGACGGGCACACGACTCATGGCCGAGCTACTGGACCGGCCTCAGCCGCCGAGTGCGGTCGTTGCGGCGACGGACACGCTGGCGGTGGGCGCTCTCCAAACCCTGCGGGAGCGTGGGCTTCGGGCGGGCGAGGATGTGGCCGTCATGGGCTTCGACGACACCGCGGCGGCGGCGGCGCTGGGGCTTTCGAGCGTGCGACAGCCGATCGAGGAAGTAGGCCGTCTGATCATGGCCGAACTCCTTCGCATCACGACCAGCCCTTCAGGCCTGGAACCCATGCACCGCCTTCTGAAGCCGGAGTTGGTCATTCGGGCCACCGGCTGA
- a CDS encoding glycoside hydrolase family 65 protein gives MTDPSGSAATDAWLLSTDDSSQASGLREDHFAALTGYHPTFTGNGYLAARVPAAGNGFAESPIRTQFHVVGLYTGHPGEWSRKAGLPAWSALDIGDGSGTYNEAFLPKEREQRDEQLAGEEHLVGGDWEAVGSSAPAAVARGITRYRQSLDLRTGIITTQARWTSPSGRVTDVRYELLADRSRPHVAAVTVTVRPHWDGQLEVTDALDGRAATRLCDTRTGAGEGDIWLTTAAEGSGVPAALVSLLRGPVASAASCAQPATDDSVARTVVANVVAGRSYTFTKYVGIATGHDADDPLALARTAAEEAARAGYRQLTRDNLRAWQREWAGDIVVHGDIRLQRQVRAAKFYLLTSVREDSPWSPSPVGLSSDGYNGHVFWDTETWIWPSLLAQHPHIAGSVLDYRANRIGAARSYAAQCGRRGARFPWESGLHGDEDTPAWAPFGRYEQHVSSDVALAFWQYWLATGDEGWLREKGWPVLRGVADFWASRAEAAADGSYHINGVIPPDEYADEPNDDSVYTNVAARSVLRFAAEAAGVLGEPADPLWAEVADGLVVLFDEQLKVHPEFAGYTGQLIKQADVVMLAYPWENPQPDEVTRADLAYYSARTDEDGPSMTDSVHAIVHAQVGDTKAAFEHTRRSVEPFLRPPFDQFAEGRTGGAFTFLTGHGGFLQVFLYGYSGLRWRPDRIELAPILPTELDGITLHGLRWRDRTFEVDIQPDTTVIRLREGDAMPVTSGGRQYQVPSGGEIAIPTRPPVSAH, from the coding sequence GTGACGGACCCGAGCGGATCGGCCGCCACCGACGCATGGCTGCTTTCCACCGATGACTCGTCCCAGGCTTCCGGCCTTCGGGAAGACCACTTCGCGGCGCTGACCGGTTACCATCCCACCTTCACCGGCAACGGCTACCTGGCCGCCAGGGTCCCGGCCGCCGGCAACGGATTCGCCGAATCCCCCATCCGCACGCAGTTCCACGTGGTCGGCCTGTACACCGGGCACCCGGGGGAGTGGTCGCGCAAAGCGGGGCTGCCCGCCTGGTCGGCGCTCGACATCGGTGACGGCAGCGGAACCTACAACGAAGCCTTCCTGCCGAAGGAGCGCGAACAGCGCGACGAGCAACTGGCGGGCGAGGAGCACCTGGTAGGCGGGGACTGGGAGGCGGTCGGCAGCTCCGCCCCGGCCGCAGTCGCCCGCGGCATCACACGCTACCGGCAGTCACTCGACCTGCGGACCGGCATCATCACCACCCAGGCCCGCTGGACCTCGCCGTCCGGCCGGGTCACCGACGTGCGCTACGAACTGCTCGCCGATCGCTCCAGGCCACACGTCGCGGCGGTGACCGTGACCGTACGGCCGCACTGGGACGGGCAGCTCGAGGTGACCGACGCGCTCGACGGCCGGGCAGCGACCCGGCTGTGCGACACACGGACAGGGGCGGGGGAGGGGGACATCTGGCTGACCACGGCCGCCGAGGGCAGTGGTGTCCCGGCCGCCTTGGTGTCCCTGCTGAGGGGACCGGTGGCCTCGGCCGCCTCGTGCGCCCAGCCCGCAACCGATGACTCGGTCGCGCGAACGGTAGTGGCGAACGTGGTGGCGGGACGCTCGTACACCTTCACCAAGTACGTGGGCATCGCCACTGGCCATGACGCGGACGACCCCCTGGCCCTGGCGCGCACCGCAGCCGAGGAGGCGGCCCGGGCCGGGTACCGGCAGCTCACCAGGGACAACCTCCGTGCCTGGCAGCGGGAATGGGCGGGCGACATCGTCGTACACGGTGACATACGACTGCAACGGCAGGTGCGAGCTGCGAAGTTCTATCTGCTGACCAGCGTGCGCGAAGACTCACCGTGGTCGCCCTCACCTGTCGGGCTGTCCAGCGACGGCTACAACGGCCACGTCTTCTGGGACACGGAGACGTGGATCTGGCCGAGCCTGCTCGCTCAGCACCCCCATATTGCCGGCAGCGTGCTCGACTACCGGGCCAACCGGATAGGCGCGGCCCGTTCCTATGCTGCCCAGTGCGGCCGGCGAGGCGCGCGGTTTCCTTGGGAGAGCGGCCTGCACGGCGACGAGGACACGCCGGCGTGGGCACCCTTCGGCCGCTACGAACAGCATGTCAGCTCCGATGTCGCCCTCGCCTTCTGGCAGTACTGGCTGGCCACGGGTGACGAGGGGTGGCTGCGGGAAAAGGGGTGGCCCGTGCTGCGCGGAGTGGCCGACTTCTGGGCTTCCCGCGCGGAGGCCGCAGCGGACGGCTCGTACCACATCAACGGCGTGATCCCGCCCGACGAGTACGCCGACGAGCCGAACGACGACTCCGTCTACACCAATGTGGCCGCCCGCAGCGTCCTGCGCTTCGCCGCCGAGGCGGCCGGGGTGCTCGGCGAACCGGCCGACCCTTTGTGGGCGGAGGTTGCCGACGGCCTGGTCGTTCTGTTCGACGAACAGCTCAAGGTGCACCCCGAGTTCGCCGGTTACACCGGACAGCTGATCAAGCAGGCTGACGTCGTCATGCTGGCGTACCCGTGGGAGAACCCGCAGCCCGACGAGGTAACGCGGGCCGACCTGGCGTACTACAGCGCGCGCACCGACGAGGACGGACCGTCGATGACGGACTCCGTACACGCGATCGTCCATGCTCAAGTCGGCGACACCAAGGCGGCGTTCGAGCACACCAGGCGCAGTGTGGAGCCCTTCCTGCGCCCGCCCTTCGACCAGTTCGCGGAGGGCCGCACCGGAGGCGCGTTCACCTTCCTCACCGGCCACGGAGGCTTCCTCCAGGTGTTCCTGTACGGCTACTCGGGGCTACGGTGGCGGCCGGACCGTATCGAGCTGGCCCCGATTCTGCCGACGGAGCTGGACGGCATCACGCTGCACGGCTTGCGGTGGCGAGATCGGACCTTCGAGGTCGACATCCAGCCGGACACAACGGTGATCAGGCTGCGTGAGGGCGACGCGATGCCGGTCACATCCGGTGGCCGCCAGTACCAGGTGCCCAGCGGAGGCGAGATCGCCATCCCCACCCGGCCACCCGTCTCGGCTCACTGA
- a CDS encoding carbohydrate ABC transporter permease translates to MTTTISRLRTGSLARRIGIAAIVLYCLAPFYWMVVSSLRRPSDQFSNSPLPVPVSFDNYAAAFDARNGFGRALLNSLIVSGVTTAVTLVVAIFAGYALARLSFRGKTLILTLIIAASMFPPITLIVPLLQFFTDAGWINTYQAMIVPSMSFALPLAVWNLTAFFRQMPAELEKAAQVDGCTPAQAFRKIVLPLAAPGIFTTAILVFISAWNEFLIAVSVVNDRQMMTANVIVSLFTGQYKYDQPFGTQMAAGVVVTLPLVVAVLFFQRRIVDGLTAGGLK, encoded by the coding sequence ATGACCACGACCATCAGCAGATTGCGCACCGGTTCCCTGGCACGGCGGATCGGCATCGCCGCGATCGTCCTCTACTGCCTCGCGCCCTTCTACTGGATGGTGGTCTCCAGCCTGCGCAGGCCCTCGGACCAGTTCTCCAACTCCCCCCTTCCCGTGCCGGTCTCCTTCGACAATTACGCTGCCGCCTTCGACGCGCGCAACGGCTTCGGCCGCGCGCTGCTCAACAGCCTCATCGTCTCCGGAGTCACCACCGCTGTCACTCTTGTCGTCGCGATCTTCGCCGGTTACGCGCTGGCGCGGCTCAGCTTCCGAGGGAAGACGCTCATCCTCACTTTGATCATCGCGGCGTCCATGTTTCCCCCGATCACTCTCATCGTGCCGTTGCTGCAGTTCTTCACGGACGCGGGCTGGATCAACACCTATCAGGCCATGATCGTGCCGAGCATGAGTTTCGCCCTGCCGCTGGCCGTGTGGAACCTGACCGCGTTCTTCCGGCAAATGCCGGCCGAGCTGGAGAAGGCCGCTCAGGTCGACGGGTGCACGCCCGCGCAGGCGTTCCGCAAGATCGTGCTCCCTCTTGCAGCGCCTGGCATCTTCACCACAGCGATCCTGGTCTTCATCTCCGCCTGGAACGAATTCCTCATCGCCGTGAGCGTCGTCAACGACCGGCAGATGATGACCGCGAATGTGATCGTTTCTCTTTTCACCGGGCAGTACAAGTACGACCAGCCGTTCGGTACGCAGATGGCGGCCGGTGTTGTCGTGACGTTGCCGCTGGTGGTCGCGGTGCTGTTCTTCCAGCGCCGAATCGTCGACGGGCTCACCGCGGGAGGTTTGAAGTAA
- a CDS encoding carbohydrate ABC transporter permease: MSLLSQAKPRRGTAFRPSRNSRRAGTGRLAAALLSPSLIVLGLVVGYPVLAACRLSFVVSNETIDPQTGFKVTATSYGLDNYAAVFTGDRFLRPWWNTTSFALASVAVEVLIGVAMALVMHQAFRGRALVRAAILVPWAIPTAISGLLWKWIFNSQGVANELLGARVLWSSEGFQAWLSVVIADTWKTAPFIGLLVLAGLQIIPGELYEAARVDGASTWYAFRRITLPLVRPALVVAVLFRLLDVLRMFDLPYVLVGPRKHSVETLSMIAFEEMSNLRFGTAAAYATVLFLYIAAVAFAFVKLFGADLIGRGTRSSP, translated from the coding sequence GTGTCCCTTCTTTCCCAGGCAAAGCCGCGCCGCGGCACCGCGTTCCGGCCCTCGCGCAATTCGCGCAGGGCCGGGACCGGCCGACTGGCCGCCGCTTTGCTCTCTCCCAGCCTGATCGTCCTCGGTCTGGTCGTCGGCTATCCGGTACTCGCTGCTTGCCGGCTGTCCTTCGTCGTCTCCAACGAGACCATCGACCCGCAGACCGGTTTCAAAGTCACCGCCACCTCCTACGGTCTGGACAACTACGCGGCTGTCTTCACGGGGGACCGCTTCCTGCGCCCCTGGTGGAACACGACCTCCTTCGCTCTCGCCTCGGTTGCCGTCGAGGTGCTCATCGGCGTCGCCATGGCGCTGGTCATGCACCAGGCCTTCCGCGGGCGGGCGTTGGTACGGGCCGCGATCCTCGTCCCCTGGGCGATCCCGACGGCGATCTCGGGTCTGCTCTGGAAGTGGATCTTCAATAGTCAGGGTGTTGCCAACGAGCTGCTGGGCGCCAGGGTGCTCTGGAGCAGCGAGGGTTTCCAGGCATGGCTCTCCGTGGTGATCGCCGACACCTGGAAGACCGCGCCGTTCATCGGACTCCTCGTCCTCGCCGGGCTCCAGATCATCCCGGGCGAACTGTACGAGGCAGCCAGGGTCGATGGAGCCTCGACCTGGTACGCCTTCCGGCGCATCACCCTGCCGCTGGTCCGCCCCGCACTGGTGGTCGCGGTGTTGTTCCGGCTCCTGGACGTCCTGCGCATGTTCGACCTGCCGTACGTGCTCGTCGGCCCACGCAAGCACTCCGTCGAGACACTGTCGATGATCGCCTTCGAAGAAATGAGCAACCTGCGATTCGGCACCGCGGCCGCCTACGCCACCGTGCTGTTCCTCTACATCGCTGCGGTCGCCTTCGCGTTCGTCAAGCTGTTCGGTGCCGATCTGATCGGACGGGGCACGAGGAGTTCACCATGA
- a CDS encoding dihydrodipicolinate synthase family protein: MFRGLSAFPLTPSGQGIDTAAYTALVARLAAVGVDSIGALGSTGGYAYLTREQRAHVAKTAVEAADGVPVIVGIGALRTSHVLELAEDAQKAGASAVLLAHLRRSSRRSPARPRLLARCWCAGTTATGACSTSAAAPHGHGAQPGPSPGCSSRPAASTHGRMAVLRGGWGTRETPHVTLVRPELVVELGFNAARNRPG; the protein is encoded by the coding sequence ATGTTCCGCGGCCTGAGCGCCTTCCCCCTCACCCCCAGCGGGCAGGGCATCGACACAGCGGCGTACACCGCACTCGTCGCCCGCCTCGCAGCCGTCGGCGTGGACTCCATCGGGGCGCTCGGCTCCACCGGAGGCTACGCCTATCTCACCCGAGAGCAGCGCGCGCACGTCGCGAAGACCGCGGTCGAAGCCGCCGACGGGGTACCGGTCATCGTCGGTATCGGAGCACTGCGCACCTCCCACGTGCTGGAGCTGGCCGAGGACGCGCAGAAGGCGGGTGCTTCCGCCGTACTGCTCGCCCACCTGAGGCGATCGTCGCGACGTTCACCGGCTCGCCCGCGGCTCCTCGCACGCTGCTGGTGCGCCGGTACGACAGCAACGGGCGCCTGCAGTACGTCGGCCGCAGCACCACACGGCCACGGAGCGCAGCCCGGGCCGTCGCCCGGCTGCTCGTCCCGGCCGGCGGCGAGCACCCATGGACGGATGGCCGTTCTCCGCGGGGGTTGGGGCACACGCGAAACTCCGCACGTCACGCTGGTCCGGCCGGAGCTGGTCGTGGAACTCGGCTTCAATGCGGCCCGCAACCGCCCCGGGTGA